From the Papaver somniferum cultivar HN1 chromosome 2, ASM357369v1, whole genome shotgun sequence genome, the window TGATAATTGTATTAGGAACGAGACAAAGATTAAAACAGAAAAGTAGATGCATATTTAAGAAATCAAGAtaatttcttaatctaagagattttGCTAAATCCTCATATATCCAAGGTGTGCCATATTTGTTCACCAACTTAAATTTAATACTATTATTGAAGAAGTGTTTGGGAAGCCCATATTTAAATTATGCGAATATTTGACTAGCTTGGATTAATATATCGGAACTCCATGCGGTGATGCATAGTTGGCTTGATTTACACCAATATAATTAGGAGATTATTGCTATTTGTGAGATTATATACATTTTAAGTTTGTACCTGAAACATAATGATAAACACTTGCTTATAATGTTTACATTAAGTACATCTTCTTCCGGTTTTTTTGCCTAAGATTGATTTGCTAGTTGATAATTTAGTTCATTTTTTCATTTGATATTGTTTTATCCTTCTTCTTTCAATTAACGTTTGGCCGCTATTCAATTTCCAGTTCTCTCGTCATGAGTCGGGGGTAACGCACATCTTAGTAACAGGAGGTGCTGGTTACATTGGTTCACATGCTACGCTTCGGCTTCTGACAGACTCTTACCGTGTCACAATACTGGTATGTCATGAATTCAAGTGAAAATCTTTTGCCTCTTTAAACATTCAAATGGCCAATTTCAACATAAAATCATGGTGTTAAATACATTATGATGTTATGCATGTCAACAGGACAACTTATCAAGAGGAAACCTTGGCGCTGTTAAAGTGCTCCAGAAGCAATTTCCAGAACCTGGACGACTCCAGTTCATTTACTCTGATTTGGGAGATGCAAAAGCTGTGAACAAAATATTTTCTGACAATGCATTTGATGCTGTCATGCATTTTGCTGCTGTTGCTTACGTAGGTGAAAGCACACTCGAACCTCTGAGGTATTTGGCTCAAAATAAAATCCTTCCACTTCCTTTTCAATTTCCAGCCTAATGACCGAAAAAGGGAACGAAAAGTATCCTTTGCACATAATGGACTCTTTCGCATTGTTGCAGGTACTACCATAACATTACATCAAACACCCTGTTACTACTGGAGGCAATGGCGGCCCATAACGTAAAGACGTTGATCTATTCTAGTACATGTGCAACATATGGAGAACCTGATAAGATGCCAATAACAGAAATAACTCCTCAGGTAAGAAAGTGCAGAATTAAATTGCCATTCGTTTGTGCTGTGAATTCTCGTAAGGCAAGCAACTGATCCATAAGTGCTAAATTCAGGTCCCAATTAACCCTTACGGAAAAGCCAAGAAGATGGCAGAAGATATCATCTTAGATTTCTCGAAGAATTCAGATATGGCAGTAATGATTTTAAGGTACTTTAATGTGATTGGATCCGACCCAGAAGGAAGATTAGGGGAAGCTCCTAGACCTGAACTGCGGGAACAAGGAAGGATATCTGGTGCTTGTTTCGACGCTGCTCGGGGGATTATACCTGGTCTAAAGGTATGCTAGCTTAATCAATTGATCCAATGTACCTTCGACGGATATTTTCCAAGAAAACATACACAAATCTGAAAGGAAATAAAATGTAATGTTTCTCTTGCTGCTGTAGGTTAAAGGAACAGACTACAAGACGCCTGATGGCACTTGCGTCAGAGATTACATTGATGTGACGGATCTCGTTGACGCTCATGTTAAAGCCCTTGCAAAAGCGAAGCCGAGTAAAGTTGGAATTTACAATGTTGGAACAGGAAGAGGTAGGTCAGTTAAGGAGTTTGTGGAGGCATGTAAGAAAGCAACTGGTGTAAACATCCAAGTTGAATTCCTTGATCGCCGTCCTGGAGATTATGCTGAAGTTTACAGTGACCCATCCAAGATTCTGCGTGAGTTGAACTGGAGTGCTCAACATACTGATCTTCAAGAAAGTTTGCAGACAGCATGGAGATGGCAGAAATCTCATAAAAATGGGTACGGATCTTCTTTGTAAATGTGTACCTGATAATATACTGCATGCACAAACTGTTTCTTCTCCGGTGAAGGCGTTTAAATGAACATTGGTGGGTACTTGATTCAATTTTGAGCACCTACAACTTTTGCACTACATTAGGCTACAGAAAACATTAGGTACTTGTTGTAGGGAGTAACAGAAAGAGAGATTGAGAGGTGTAATCTAGCTATTTGTTTGTCAATTGAACATCGAAACACATAATAAAAGATTTAAACACTTTATTTTTCTGCAAACTCCAAGATTTGGTGTGCAATCTTCTTGAAAAGATACTTGAAGGCTTCATTTCATTTAACTTGCATTTCTTTTTGGTACTTTGACGCATAAAATGCAttggttttttgatttttgggcaccTTAAAAACTTCTATATATCCGGTACTTTGGGGAACAAACGACCTTGGAACCTTTTACTTGCTCCTATATATGTACTTTGTCTACAGTCAGCTTCTGAGCTATTTGGTGAGCCAAATATGATCCTTCGCTCTTGAATACCAGGGGTTACTAAAATATCTTGGTTTACAAAAGAGACACAATTTTTGCAGCAACATGTAAGGAACTCCAAGAGGTGGAGATAATGTGGTATGCTGAAGACGAAAACCTGCTTCGTACTTGTCACCTACTTAATTACATGacagatatatatatattacctACAAGTGAAGTTGAAATTGACAAGAACCGATTACTTTGGTCTCATTAGAGGAACACCAGAGGAAGAAAAACCACTGCCTCTTTCATTCATTAATCGCAAACCATATACACGGAGAAGAGAAGTTACATATTTAACTTCTAAGGAAAACTACCCCATATGACAACAACAAACGTCGCAAGCATCCAACACAGAACAACAGCAAATAGCAGCACAACTGCAATATTTTCAACCATAGAGATTAGTAGATTATACTCCTGATTAAGCGATTAGTACTCGATGAAGAGATATAAATATTAGGAAAAACTGCGACTTACCATCCTGCCCAGAAtccatctttttcttttcgtCTTCTTTTTTCCCTTGTAAAACCTCTGTCAGCGGTAGCTCTGGAAGCTTGAGCATACTCAGAACCTGGATTTCCGGGAGGAGGTGGTGCGACATACGCACGGGGTGGTGACCAGTCTCTTACTGGTGGGCACCACTGAGGAGGATATGCAGCTAATACATGAAAataagaacaagaaaaaaaaaatcaaaatcaggacCTAGGGTCTACTAGCTAGATACATACCAAATGGGGCCAATCAAAGAATAAGTCTAAGAAGCACCGTACTTGAAACGATAAACTCTAAACCAAATATACATGAAGACTAGCACTAATCATACAtagaacttaaaatcaaaaactaCGATCATGGTAAAATTGAAGAGGTGGAAAGAAATCATAACTAACCTTGAGGTTGAGCCATAATCTTAAAAAGTAGTAACAGAAGAACAAGATAGTAGATTGAGGAATATTAGTTGATGATGAAGCAAATTGAGGTGAAGGGTGCATATATTGTGTAGCAAAAGTGAGGAGGTTTGAAGAAAAGCAGAACCCGTCTCCACTTGTTCATATGGTGAGATGTCAAATAATTGGAAGATGGCCAAGTTAGATGATGAGACTAACAAGACAACGGAATTAGTTGAATCCTCCATTAACTAATACAAAATCAACGTGGCTTGCGGTCCAAAGCGTTCAGAGGGTTATATTTTGATGACACCTGATCACGAACTGGGTAGGAGATAGGAGGGAGTAAGTAACAGTACACtagtattttctttattattaatttttaaatGCTTCAATTCTTCACTGAAAGCATCAAATAACTACAAACGAAGTTTATCAATCAAGAAATAAATAGTAAAGAACGACCTACTTAAAGTAGTATATATTTAAATAAACCGACAAGATGACCTTATAAAGTAGCCAGTTTCCAGGAAGCCGCAGACAGAGCTGTCCCCACTAGGGCATATGGTAGTAGTGAATATGTGTAGGTTGTGAAGGGAGACCACTGCAGCACAGTTGTAGGGGTAAAATACCGCACACGTAGTTATCATGTGAAGtggtcactagtggaaaatgggtgttTTACCACCCACATCAGAGACCCTCAATGACGGTAGCCGGGCCGCTGACTACAAAGAGCGGtctctcatttaaatttttttttggtatccctTAAAAACCGTCCCTGGATATTTACTATTTTATCCTCATTCAGGGACCCATTCCGCTACCCATGATTGGTGATGTATCTGTTGTTAGATGAACGGCTTAGAAACGTTTGAGATATGAGCCATTGATCTATATGAACGGACGGCTCGATCTGGAAATAAAGACTTCGTTATTATCGATGCATCTGTCTGTACTCATCTCAATCTCTTTAGCTTCCATTATCTTTATTCTCTCATACATCTCACAGCAGAACTCCTCTCCATCTCCAGCTCTTCCATTATCTTTATTCTCTCATACATCTCACAGCAGAACTCCTCTCCATCTCCAgctcttcttttttttatctcCACAAGTGTGAACGTTAATTTTCTCTGGATCGAcctccatcatcttcttcttctacactGGATCCAGATTCGGAAGGTGAAATAGAAGTCAATACCCTGAAATAAATAATCGATTTCAGTGATAAAATCCTTCTTACGATTCATTGGGGTAATCATCTATGAGTCAATTTTATACATCATTTTCAATTacaaaaatttaatttttattgttAGGATTAGGGTGAATTTTCAATTGATTTTCCTGGTAATAGTTTGGATTGAAGTGTTCTTTGATTTCTTCGATCTATTCAGAACTAGCTTTGATTTCTTCGATCTATTCAGAACTAgcttttcatatattttttttaaggttttcagTTTTTACTTCCCGTTCTTCAATCTGAGAAGATTTAAATTCTAAGATTTCAATCCTTGAGTTAGATTGATTCATAACTATATTATATTACGTAAGTACATGATTATCGATTCCTCATGTTAATAATTGTTAGCTTGATTCATGACTCTTGGATTTAACCCCATCATAGTTTGCTATTGATTTCATGATTCTCATAGTGTTTCTTTAGTTAACAGTAATCTCTTGATTTCAGGATTCTAAGATTTGTTTGTGTttgatgttgctgttgtttgtATGTAAGTGGGTTTATTTTTTGAGGAAtgggttttcctaatttttaggTAAGGTATAGAATCATACTCATTACCCACCTTAAAAGGAAATGTTCAATATGCCATGAAagttatttgtttgtttgttcagATTTTTCTGGATTTTCGTTAATCCTTCAAGAAATTTCCCAACTTGCAGTTTAAGCCATCAAATGGAGAAGTTATACATGGGTGAATCACTAAAAACTAAAAAGTGCATCTGCACATTAAGCATGATGCATTTTAAAAATTCTTAAGTTTTAGAGATGAGGTTCCTCATGTGGTAGTTTGTCATTGGCCATGTAATAAACTTGCAATCAAAATTTAGTGTTGATGAACATTTGCTTATGAAGATGCTAGAAATTGAACATCCAGGTGCTTAGGTAAGATTGATACGTTAGGAGtgtgtatatttttttattatttggggTTGTTTCGAAGGATTAATGTGAATTTTAGTTCGAGGTATATGCAAATGGTACCACTAAATGTTGATTGCAGTGTCCCTTCGGTTTATCGTACATTTATTAAGGAAGCTCCTTATGTCAGCGAGGTATAATTACAGGCTTTAGGAAGTGGCTATTCTGCGTAGAGGTGGTTTGGCTGAAGCTCTCATGGTGGACCACACAGCTCGATGAGAAGATGAGTGTAACAGAAAGCAAGGTAGTGTACGGTTTACATAGGGTGGAGATTCACAGAGGTAGTCGGAGGGTACATGGTATCTTTCTGTTTCAGGAAGCATTGAAGATCTCCATCTAAGGGAATAGGTGTGTATGGTGTTTTGTTGTATTGTGTTTCTGATGTTCGTAACATGAGGGTTATGTTAGTGATTAATCACATCTCTGAGTGTTTTGACTGGAAACAGCTCGAGCTTCAGTATCAACATGAGTACAACAGCATCAGTACTAGCATTGGCTTGACAGAAAACCCCATGGTCAATTTCTCTGGAGTTGTAGGAACACCCCTTCTTGTTCTTGGTACTGATCTTTCTTACGACACTGCATCCGGTAACCTCACCAAATGCAATGCTGGAGTGAGGTTCGCAAATGCTGACCTGATTGCTGCTGTCACTTTGTGAGTATTTTCTTTTGAGCTCTTCCATATGGATGACCGACTCTTTGTTTTTAGtgagtgtttttctttttttgattgccAGGCTCCTTGTTTTCTTTTGTCGATGTGTGTGTTTTTTTCAATGCTTCTTACTGCCACATTGAGAGTCCCTTGACCTATACAGATGCTGGTGCCAAGCTTGCCCATAGTTTCAGTACAAATGAGAACACCTTGACCATCGGTACCCAAAAAGCTTTGGACCAATTGACTTCTGTCAAGGCTAGGATCCACAACCATGGTAAGTCAAGCGCTCTTATCCAGCACGAGTGGAGGCCAAGGTCCATCTTCACCGTCTTAATTAACCAACTGACGGTTAATTAGAGTAGCCGATAATCTTATACTAAGTTTTTATCAACCAATTTAGTCTTTGTTATAGAGAAGCTCAGATAATAATATTGGTTTCTTGTATAATTGTTTTACATTTTACACTTGTGTTTTACTGTCACGTTTAGGAACTGAGAATGTGATGCTTAATATCTGATTTCTAAAATGAATTCTTCAGGTATGATTATAGGTGCAGTTGGGTCAACCGTCTATTAAAATCTTTGCCAGTCGTACTGGCTCTCGTTTTCCTTACTAGGTATTCATATTTTCCCTAAAGCTAACTAGGCTCAAACTTTATTCTCAAACTTTATGTTCAAATGATGGAATTCAATTTAGACTGTTGGATTATATATTTTAGAATTAAGAAGTGCATAATTTCACTCTTGCAGTAACATGAATGTTCCCTTGTTATTCTTTCAATTTATTTGCTTCTTAATAGTCTTATATATGTCCTTTTTGTTTAAACATTAAGCCCCCCACCCCCCAAAGTTAGTATCATCAAGTGTCCGTCATTTTTAGGCATTGGGCATCTATTCTTTTATCCTAATGCACTTACATGTACAATAATTATTGTGTAGTGGATGCTTACTTGAACATTTGATTAAGGTATGGTCGTACTATTGTTAAAACATGATGTTTTAAATTTGTCTTCGGAACTGTTGTTTTTGGCAATAGTGGTAACATGAACTAAATTTATACCTAACTTATCTTTTAATTTTCTAGTCCCTGATCTTGTAGAACAACTCAAACTGGGTGTCCCTAATTAACTTTTTGTGTACAAATGCATGATTTGGTTCTTTTGGATTGATAAGTTCTCTAATTGTTAGTACCATTacattttctttcatttatttcttTAGTTGATAAAGACTATAAAGTAGAGGCATAAACAATGGTTTTGTTTGTATGATTAATATCCATAACATATCAGTTAGATGCTTAAGTAtaatttttggtgtttttttctTGTTGTCTCTTCCCTTGGTGTTTACCTTGTGCTTGTACCATCCAATTTCTTGACTAATCAATATATCATCTGCTGTAGGCATGGTTTTAAGTCTAATTTGAAGGAAGTGGTCATACCCATCACTTACTTACTGGTAAGTCATACTCATCCTATCTAATTTCTTTGGATATGCATATTTATGTccctttatttcttctatttttgAGAATGAGAACTTACTTTTGCTACAGATACACCATTATGAAGTATCTTCTCAGTTGGGGAGTTGGGAATTTTaacattttgttgtttaatcaattgtCTATTAGTTAATCATGTTGTTTAATCTTAGAACTTACTAGCTATCTCGAACATATGTATTGCTCTGAACTCAGGATTTCAAtccttttttgtgtaattttaaacccaatggataaaatgaatgaatgtGGAATTCTCAAATTTGAGTTTAAATTTGAAATTCAGTTTGGGTTTCATTTGACTTGACTTCCATTtgatttgacttgactttgacttccatttgatttgacttgactttgacttgagttcaatttgacttgacttgactttgatgcagtcagattatttcagatttagccattcaggcatttcagcaaatctgaatctatatttttcttttatattataatttaaatctgagacCCACGGTTAAGGGTCTGTACCTCGGTACCCTTATAATCGGTCGTTATTCTGAGACCCATggctttgggtcgtaccaaacaGAGACGCTTTATCAGAGACCACAACAGAGACGGTTAAAACTATTCgtataactcgtatatatgactagtcctgacggtcgcggaacttctgttttccactagtgggTGGTATTATAACGGAGCAAACTCACTCACACATAGCATATTCTAGATGACGGAGTTGATGACgtcacaaagtcacgagtaaagtgtgtaAGCTGTGCGATGTTTAAGAGCACGTGCGAGAAGACCCAACATAAGCGTGCGAGAGCATcacacgtcagatccgaaaatatgggctttattagctgtcctccactatgtaaactactatatataggaccaaccaTCACTGTGTTGAGGCGAGATCTTTGGGAGAGTTGAGATAaaactttaggagagagaaaattatttgcttcccaagttaAGGTTTTATCTTACTTCTTTGTATtcatttctaaacttaataaaattcttCTAAGTGTTCTTCATCATGATTTCGTAGCTTGTTATATAGATTATCAaacgggtgtagttgtgggatctcttgcaactacattttggcgctagaatatAGTTCAGAGAAGGGATTACACCTGCTTGTGAAAACTTTTAAatgatttcaaaaaatttctaaGTCACTTTACATTTAGGAAAAGCTTGTGAAAGTTTTCAGATGATTTCTAAAATCTCTCATCCATCTCGATTTAAAAAACAAATTTACTGGTTAATTTCGATGGTTTCGAATCTATTGGGTAATTCTAAAGATTATAAGTCTTCTTTCGGAAAACAAACTTTGCGGATTTGAAAGAAGATTTTCTTAGAGGTATTTGGAGAAATTATTCATATTTCAGGAACAAATTAATTGAAGCTGTTTGTAGATAAAAGAGGAACGAATCGATGGGAAAAAGAAAGCAAAACATGTGTATGCAACAGGAAACGAGCAAATCCACAAGAATGATAAAGACCATTGGAGCGAAAAAAGGAAGCAGGCGTCTACAGTGTAATATGATAAAAAAAGAAGATGTGGATGCCATAGATTTTCATACAGGAATTACAGGGAAAATCCACAAACGTGATTATGAAGGAAGGAAGATCTTAACTGTCGAGAAGATGTCGCCCCTGCACGACTGGCAAAAACAGAAGATCATATTCGAAGCGGACGATATACCACAAAGAAGCTGGGGGGGAACATATCCATTGGTAGTAACTATACCTGCGCGAAAGGTGGAGAAAGGTAAGGATGCAAAAGACTCAGATGAATGGGCGATCGAAAAAACTTTGATAGATACCGGGAACTCAGTCGACATCTTGTTTTACCACACATTCAAGGACATGGGATATAACGACACAGACTTAATGCCGTATACATACACCATCCATGGTTTCAACAAAGCAATAACAAAACCAAAAGGAGGTAATTATAAATATGCCTCTAGGAGAAATAGAAATGCAGGTAACATTGTGCATAGTGGATGTGGGGTCACCGTACAACATGCTCTTGGGAAGACCATGGGTGCATGGTATAAAAGGCGTGGCATCAACCTTACATCAATGCATATGTTTCCCAATGCCAAGTGGAATAGGCGAAATCGGAGGCGACGCAGAAAGAGCGAAATCCTGTAACCAATTAGATGTTAAGAACTATGAAGAAAGAGCAAAAAAGCAAAAAGATAGATGGAGAAAGTCAAAGCagtcaaagaaagaagaagaaatcagggtATACATGGTTCGAGCGAAAGAACGGAAAGGGATACCAAGCGAAATCCCAGATGAAGAAGACACACCATCAAAGGAGATCAAAGGGCCATCCCCACTGGGTGAACCAAAGGCGAACTTTATCGCAGCTAAACCAACTAAATAAGTAAACATAAGAACTGAAGAGGAGCCTAAGATGATAAGGATAGGAATCGGAATGGGGgcagaagagaaagaaaaaaaaaaattaatcttctAAGAAAATATAACGAAGTCTTCGCATGGGACATGGACGAAATTCCAGGTATAGATTCTGATGTCGCATGTTACAGGTTAGATACCAGGAAGGACGTGCGGCCATTCAAGCAGAGAATAAGGAAAATAGAAATAACCTATCACCCGAAAAAAGAAGCCGAGTTGCAAAAGATGCTAGAAGCAGGAATAATTCGACCATCCAAGTAtccagagtggatagcgaacatggtAGTGGTGCCAAAAAAGAACAATGGGATAAGAATCTGCATCGATTTCAGCGACTTGAACAAAGCGTGTCCAAAGGACAtttttccattaccagatataCCACAGATGGTAGAGGAAGCATCAGGGAATATCATATTATCACTAATGGACGGGCATAAAGGCTACAATCAAATCCCATTGGCAGAAGAGGACCAGGAACACACGTCTTTCTTCGCACCAAGAGGGTTATAATATTACACcagaatgccatttggtttaaaaaattcaGGTGCTACATATCAGAAGATGGTGGAAAAGATATTCGCGAAATAGATCCAAAAGACTTTATaagtgtacgtggatgacattcTAGTAAAGAGCAAGAAGGATGAAGATCATGTAGACAATTTGGAAGAAATATTTAAGCAAATGCGGAAATACAAAATGAAGATAAATCCTGCGAAATACATCTTTGGAGTAGCATCAGGGAAATTCCTGGGATATAtcgtatcaaaggaaggaatacaggtagATCCGGAGAAGGTGCAAGTAGTTcgcgacatgccaacaccagcaacattgAAGGATGTACAAAAGTTTAATGGAATGTTAGCTTCATTTGGGCGATTCATCTCGCGCTCGTCAGATAAATGCAAGCAATTATTCAACATTCTAAAGAAGGGAGCCAAATTTGAATGGAAAGTTGAATGCGAAAAGGCGTTACAAAGCATAAAGGATTACTTAATGAACGTATCTATTTTGCAGAAAGCTGAACCATGGGAGGAACTGTTATTATACCTAGCTTCAACACCGCACGCATTAAGTGCCGTACTACTTCGCTTACATGGAGGAATCGAAAAGCCAATTTATTACATAAGCAAGACATAAAATGCAGCAGAGAAAAACTATGTGAAGATTGAAAGGCTCATCCCCGCACTGGTGTATGCAACTCAAAAGCTTCACAGGTACTTTCAGGCTCATAAAATCAGAGTCctgacaaaagtaccaattgaatatGTAATGAAGAATTCGAGAAGATCTGGAAGAATAGAAAGGTGGAATGAAAAAGTGGGGCAATTCGAAGTCAAGTATGATATATTATCCTTACCAAAATCACAAGTCATTGCGGATTTCTTAGTAGAGTTCCCATTGGAGGAAGACGATagtgtagaagaaatgatggatgtataCAAAGATAAGGAAACCCTCAAAATCTGTTAAGAGAGCGAAATTCAAAAAGGTGGGAGATACTAGTTGATGGATCTGTAAACGGAGAAGGAAATAATATAGTTGGCAGTGGAACTGGAATTGGATGACATCAAaataactagtgactcacagttggtgATCCGCCAAATAATGGGGATATATAGCGCGAATGAACCATCATTACATAAGTACAAGCTACTCGCCGAAGAGCTATCAGCAAAAATAAAGAacatacaattgagacacatACGCAGAAAATACAATATATTCGCAGAAGCTCTGGAATTCCCCGCACTAATGCTAGTGGATCCCACCGCTCAATATATAAAGATTAAAACACTTTGTTTCCCGtcaatcaaaaaagaagaagaggcagACGTAATGATGGTGGAAAGcgaagaaggataaaagaatGATAATGATGAGGATTGGAGATCACAACTTCATTCATAGTTGGAGAAGGGAGAAGTACCAAGGAACAGGTTGGAAGCACAGAAGTTAAAAAGACGTGCGACAAACTCTGAATTAAGAGAAGGTGTACTCTATCGAAGATCATTCCTCGGGCCCTCTCTCAGATGCTTGACACGAAAAGAAGGAATGAAAATCCTAAAGGAAATATACTATGGAGATGCCGGAAACCATAACGGTGGAAGATCATTGGCATATAaaacaaaaatgcaaggatactattatCCTTATATGCATGCAGATGCGAAAGAAGTATCTAGGCGATGTGAAGAATTTCAAAGACATGGGAAAAGAATACATGAACCTGGAGCGGAATTAAACTCATCAACAAGTGTTTGTCCCTTCGCGAAGtgggggcttagacattgtgggtccATTTTTGCCAGGATCGAGGCAAAGATGATATCTAATTGTCGCAACAGATTACTTCACAAAATGGTCAGAGGCGAAAGCAGTTCAACACATATGCGATAAGGATATCTTCACCTTCATATTCgagaatatcatttgcagattcggaatcccTGTACAGATGGCGTATAATAATGGAAAGCAATTCGAGGGCGAAAATATAGAAATGTTGTTGAATGCATTCAAAATCCAGATTGGAAAATCAACCCCATTATATCCGCAGAGTAATGGGAAAATCAGAGGCGACTAACAAAACGTTCGCGGATGTAGTAAAGAATAAGTTGGAGGGACACaataaaggatggtgcgaacaggtctacaatgttttatgggcGTATCGAACAACACGAAGAGAAGCTACAGGAATGTCACCAttctgtttaacatatggagtagAAGTTGTA encodes:
- the LOC113347617 gene encoding probable UDP-arabinose 4-epimerase 2 isoform X1, with product MLGITRNRPLPRSGMDFAESRQRSSLAGKVLFAVILTVVCVIVLRQSSSYNSSIFSRHESGVTHILVTGGAGYIGSHATLRLLTDSYRVTILDNLSRGNLGAVKVLQKQFPEPGRLQFIYSDLGDAKAVNKIFSDNAFDAVMHFAAVAYVGESTLEPLRYYHNITSNTLLLLEAMAAHNVKTLIYSSTCATYGEPDKMPITEITPQVPINPYGKAKKMAEDIILDFSKNSDMAVMILRYFNVIGSDPEGRLGEAPRPELREQGRISGACFDAARGIIPGLKVKGTDYKTPDGTCVRDYIDVTDLVDAHVKALAKAKPSKVGIYNVGTGRGRSVKEFVEACKKATGVNIQVEFLDRRPGDYAEVYSDPSKILRELNWSAQHTDLQESLQTAWRWQKSHKNGYGSSL
- the LOC113350985 gene encoding mitochondrial outer membrane protein porin of 34 kDa-like — its product is MVPLNVDCSVPSVYRTFIKEAPYVSELDEKMSVTESKVVYGLHRVEIHRGSRRLELQYQHEYNSISTSIGLTENPMVNFSGVVGTPLLVLGTDLSYDTASGSLFSFVDVCVFFNASYCHIESPLTYTDAGAKLAHSFSTNENTLTIGTQKALDQLTSVKARIHNHGMIIGAVGSTVY
- the LOC113354054 gene encoding cysteine-rich and transmembrane domain-containing protein WIH1-like; amino-acid sequence: MAQPQAAYPPQWCPPVRDWSPPRAYVAPPPPGNPGSEYAQASRATADRGFTREKRRRKEKDGFWAGCCAAICCCSVLDACDVCCCHMG
- the LOC113347617 gene encoding probable UDP-arabinose 4-epimerase 2 isoform X2 — encoded protein: MDFAESRQRSSLAGKVLFAVILTVVCVIVLRQSSSYNSSIFSRHESGVTHILVTGGAGYIGSHATLRLLTDSYRVTILDNLSRGNLGAVKVLQKQFPEPGRLQFIYSDLGDAKAVNKIFSDNAFDAVMHFAAVAYVGESTLEPLRYYHNITSNTLLLLEAMAAHNVKTLIYSSTCATYGEPDKMPITEITPQVPINPYGKAKKMAEDIILDFSKNSDMAVMILRYFNVIGSDPEGRLGEAPRPELREQGRISGACFDAARGIIPGLKVKGTDYKTPDGTCVRDYIDVTDLVDAHVKALAKAKPSKVGIYNVGTGRGRSVKEFVEACKKATGVNIQVEFLDRRPGDYAEVYSDPSKILRELNWSAQHTDLQESLQTAWRWQKSHKNGYGSSL